One genomic segment of Clavelina lepadiformis chromosome 3, kaClaLepa1.1, whole genome shotgun sequence includes these proteins:
- the LOC143450609 gene encoding uncharacterized protein LOC143450609, producing the protein MSSTSSHIPNTTPSASKNLTTADWLTQSSTQILITAECPIWVYIVVAVSTVAVVLVSELVGVFLFISCKNYRQTKKNCKEEESVKIYSSESEQPKVCEKENEFSQIYDVVAEDSEGIQGKRFDNDKRSDPFPLVPDDYSSNDVRVKNVTQSRVSTKEPEYGLTTNVLYQSA; encoded by the coding sequence ATGAGTTCAACTTCTTCGCATATTCCTAATACCACACCCTCTGCCTCAAAAAACCTAACAACGGCAGATTGGTTAACACAAAGTAGTACGCAGATTCTCATCACAGCGGAATGCCCAATTTGGGTATACATAGTGGTCGCAGTTTCAACAGTTGCAGTTGTTCTGGTTTCGGAACTTGTTGGCGTCTTTCTCTTTATTTCATGCAAAAACTACCGGCAAACTaagaaaaattgcaaagaGGAAGAGAGTGTAAAGATCTATTCATCGGAAAGCGAGCAACCTAAAGTGTGTGAAAAGGAGAATGAATTCTCCCAAATTTATGATGTTGTAGCAGAAGATTCTGAAGGGATACAAGGCAAGCGATTTGACAACGACAAACGTTCTGATCCGTTTCCTTTGGTACCAGATGATTACTCATCGAATGATGTGCGTGTCAAAAATGTCACTCAGAGCAGAGTTTCAACAAAGGAACCTGAGTATGGGTTGACAACAAATGTCTTGTATCAATCTGCTTAA